Genomic segment of Saprospiraceae bacterium:
TTATCCTTAAACGTAACATCTTCAAAAAATTTGGTCATCAGGTAGCCATAGGATGCATTGATTACTTCCGGCCAATATAAGTTCCTTTTAATAGCCGGCATATCTGAAATACCTAATCTAAATTGTAAAGATTGGTATTCAGGCATACCGCCTAAACTTGCTTCATAAGCGCTTAATCCCAAATAAGCCAGTGCTCTTGGAGCCGGTCCAGGTCTAAAAAAAGAAGCATAACGATCCAGTTCTAAAAATACATTGACCCATTCGTGATACACCGAATTGTCCTGAGATTTCATTAGATCATCAGAACCTGCAGTGTTTTCCGATTTATTACAGGACATCGTTGCTCCCACTAAAAAAACGATGACCAAAAACAGTAAACGTGTCGAGATTTTCATAGTAAACTAATTTAATATTTATTTAAGAGTTTTTTGTCTTATTTACACAAAAATAAGGGTTGCACCCATTTCTAAAAATTTTTTAAATTTAATTTTTAAAAAATTAAATTATTTAAGACTTTTTTAGCTGGTTTTGGGGATTTTGGCAGAAACCCAGCCCTTTTTTAGTTTTATTGAATACTTTAAATTATAAATTAAGACCGCACGATGATCTCAAATTTTGTCGAACTGAAGTCCCCTTGCTTAATCAATTGATAATCGTTTGGAAGTTCACCAAGGGTATTGCAATCGTTAAAAAAATTTTGAAGGTAGTAGGTTCCCGTATAATTCCTGGATTCCAAATAGTGGATCATTTGCATAAGATCTTGTGAACCCAAGAGTTGAGAATGGATGGTCGTCCGGACTTCAAAACTTGCGTTAATATTAATTAAAAAATCAAGACTTTGTTGAAATTTATTAAACAAGCCAGATTGGGTTACTTTATAAAATTGATTTGGAAGTGCCTTAAAATCCAAGGCAATATAATGAACGAGTTGATTTTGAATTATTGATTTTAATCGCCAAGGGTAAGACCCATTGGTATCTATTTTTATTAAAAAACCTTGTTCTTTTAATTTTTGAATAAACGATTCAATCTTTTTATCCATCAAACATTCACCGCCACTTAATACGACTCCATCTAAAAATCCTTTCCGACTGGAAATCCACTTGAAAGCATCCTCATGTGAAATAGTACCTTTGGATCTTACCATGTCAGGATTATAACAATAGTGGCAACGCATATTGCAGCCTGCAAACCAAATAATACATGCCGTTTTATCTGGAAAATCCAATAAAGTAAAGGGTGTGATATGATAGATGGAATTAGTCACGGCTTGTTTCAACAAAATGCTTTCGTTCGACATGCTCCCCTTTCTTTCCAATATTAAAACTTTCCACAGGCCGGTGATAACCCATTACTCTGGTAAACACCAGACATTTTGTACGCTTTTCATTATGCAATTCCAACAATTGGTTGGTGGGTTGTGCTTTGTGTTTAGTTTCCATATAAATAATTTTTAGTTTCTGTTAATAGTGCTTGAAGTAATGCCTCATCACATTTCGGACAATATGCATGTTCACCGCTTAAATAACCATGTGTTTTACACACACTAAAAACCGGAGTGATCGTTACATAAGGCAATCTGAAATTGGAAAGTACTTTTCGCAATAAATTGCGGCAAGCTTCTGGTGAACTGATTTTCTCACGCATATATAAATGAAGCACAGTCCCTCCGGTATATTTGCATTGCAATTCATCTTGTTGAATCAAGGCTTCAAATGGATCCTCAGTAAAATGTGCCGGAAGTTGCGAACTGTTTGTATAGTATATGTTTTCTCCAAAACCGGCTTGAAGTATGTCTTCAAATCTTTTTTTATCTTCCTTAGCAAATCGATACGTAGTTCCTTCAGCAGGTGTTGCTTCAAGGTTATAAAGATTTCCGGTAATTTCCTGAAATTGAATGATGCGATTGCGGATATGGTCTAATATTCTTAAAGCAAAATCGCGGCCCCATTCATTGGCAATTGAATACCGGTCTTTAGAAAAATTACGAATCATTTCATTGATTCCGTTGACTCCTATCGTTGAAAAATGATTTTTCAGATTTTTCAAATAGCGCTTTGTATATGGAAATAATCCCCGGTCAAATAATTCTTGAATATAATCCCGTTTTTTCTCCAAACTGGAATTTGCCAGGTCAAGTAATTGATCCAATCGATGTATTAGGGCAGCTTCATTCTCGGAATATAAATATCCCAGGCGCGCCATATTGATCGTAACCACTCCAATACTTCCGGTCATTTCGGCGCTTCCAAATAATCCGTTTCCTCGTTTGAGTAATTCCCTTAAATCCAATTGTAAACGACAACACATGCTGCGAATGGCATTGGGCTTGTAGGCATTTGGGTTTTCAATCCGGATTCCTTGTTCATCCAACATAAATTGACTCCCTATAAAATTTTGAAAGTATGATGAACCAATTTTTGCAGTATTCTCAAACAGGATATCGGTATTTTCACCATACCAATCAAAGTCTTCTGTAATGTTGACGGTTGGAATGGGAAAGGTGAAAGGTTGCCCATTCGCATCGCCTTCCGTCATAACCTGATAATAAGCCCGGTTAATTAAATTCATTTCAGTTTGAAAATGTCGATAACACAATTCAGTAGCATCCCTGACACCGCGTTCAGACAATTTATCTTTAATAATTTCAAACTGAATGTCTTTAAAAAGATGTTGATCGTTTCGACTGGGAAACTGATCTTGCAAATCTTTTGGAACCGTCCAATCCAATGTAATATTTGTAAAAGGAGATTGTCCCCATCGGGCTGGCACATTCAAATTATACACAAAACTTCGAATGGCTTTTAATACTTCATCGTATGTTAGCTGATCTTTAAAAACATAAGGAGCTAAATAGGTATCAAACGAACTAAAGGCTTGTGCACCGGCCCATTCACTTTGAAGGATTCCAAGAAAATTTGCCATTTGACCCAATGCTTCTCGAAAATGAGATGGGGGTCTACTCTCCACGCGTCCTCGAACTCCATTAAACCCTTCATTTAATAGAATGCGCAAACTCCAACCCGCACAATATCCTGTAAGACAATCTAAATCATGAATATGATAGTCCCCATTCCGATGGGCGTATCCTTCTTCTTTTGAATATACTTTATCAAGCCAATAATTGGCAATTACCTTACCTGCTACATTATTAATTAAACCTGCACTGGAATAGGAGGTATTGGCATTAGCGTTTATGCGCCAATCGGTTTGGTAAACATATTCATTTACGGTTTGCGAGCAATCAATGTAGCTGGTATCATCGTTTAAACCAAGTACGTGCTCCCGTTGCAATTTGCGTGTGTGCCGATGCAACATAAATGCGCGCATGACATCAAATTCAATAAAATCAAATAAGGTCTTTTCTATGAGGTCTTGGATATCCTCAACTGCCCAACAGGTTTTTGCATTTAAATAACTTTGAATGGTATTCAAGCATTTTAAATTCAATGCTTTGTTTTGACCTAAAAATGCTTTTTGCAGCGCATCTTCAATTTTATTAAATTGAAAAGGTCGGTATTCTCCATTGCGTTTGATGACCCAGTCTGGCATATTTAAAATTTGAAAAAGTAATTCTATTCTGACCCAATGAAGGGTCAAATTATTATTAAGACAATTATGTCTCAAATATATAACAAATTTGTAATATTTAATTTTTAAGTAGAATAATTTTTTTAATCAGCGCTGCATATTTATTGATTCTCAAATAAGGATATTAATTGAGAAATTAGAATTAAGAAATGCCACGAATGGAAGATAGAAGAGTTGCTACGAATGCACGAATGAATGCGAAGAGTTGCCACGAATGCACGAATTGAAGACGAATGAAGAAGGAGGAGTTGCCACGAATGCACGAATGAATGCACGAATAAAGATTCGAAATATAATTAAATAATTCATTCGTCCTTAATTCGTGCATTCGTGGCGATTCCTTTTAATTCGTCTTTAATTCGTGGCGATTCTTCTTAATTCGTCTTTAATTCGTGGCGATTCCTCTTAATTCGTCTTTAATTCGTGCATTCGTGGCGATTCCCTTAATTCGTCTTTAATTCGTGCATTCGTGGCAATCCTCCATTGGTTCTTAATTCTTGAATTACATAACTGCTTCTTCCATTAATTTTTCATCTACTTCTTCATGAATTGCTTCATCCATTTGTTTAATGTCAGTTGCTTTTGTTTTCAGTGCATTTGCCCGTGAAACGATAAACCAGGTTAATGGAATGACACCACCAAAAAAGAAAACAGATGCTCCGATTCCCCGCATCCAGGTGAGTGAATTAAATATTCCATAATCAACAAAATCATGTGAACGACCAAACCACAATCCTTGTTCGACGACTGCTTTAAATTGTATGGATCCCGCTGGAAATAAATCCAGTACTACCATCAACATCAATCCGGCGTTGATAGACCAAAAAGAGAAATTTACAACCTTGTCATTCCACCTTCCACTTTTTATCAATAAACGAGATGCAAATAATAAAGCAGCCAGTGAAATATTTCCATAAACACCCATTAAGGCTGCGTGTGCATGATTTACAGTGAGGTAAGTTCCGTGTTCGAAGTAATTCATGATAGGCAAATTAATGATAATGCCCAACACCCCTGCACCAAAGAAATTCCAAAAATTGACAGCTACTAAAAATTTAAAAACTTCCGGGAACCCAAAATTTTGAAGTGATTTATGATCAACATCACCCACTGCAATCTTAGGCATGTTTTTAAATCTCCAGGCCTCAACAGTCAACAGAATTAATGGAACAAATTGCAAGGTGGAGAAAACAGAACCCAATGCCATGGTTGCCACCGGTTTGGCATTCCAATAAAAATTATGCGAAATACCGAGCAAACCCGTTCCTAAAAATAAAATAGTTGCAAAATAAACTACGCGAATCGCTGCTTGACGACTCACCAATCCCATCAATACCATCAAATAACTTACTATAACAGTAATGAAAACTTCAAAGAATGCTTCAACCCACATGTGAATCACCATCCATCGCCAAAAATCAGCAATCACAAAATTGGTTTCCGGCTTTGCTACAAATCCAGATAAAAATAAAAGGGGAATCCCAATTACAGAATACATAATCCAGTTTGGTAAATTCCAAGGCTGACCTGCAATAAAAGCAGGTTTAATTCCCCGATACACAATCACACCCCACAATATAAATATACCCATAAGTAAAACCTGGTACATTTTACCAAAGTCAACAAATTCCCATCCTTGATGTCCAAGCCAATACCACCATTTTCCCATCAATCCGAGCGGACCTAATACCATACCTAGCAATGAACCACCCACTAAAATAAAGAGCAGAACAAACAAGGTATTGATCATACGCAGTTGCCCTGGCACTTCTTTCTTAGCCAATATCGGTAAGATAAAAATAGATGAAGCGATCCAACAAGTTGATATCCAATACAAAGACAACATGAGATGCCAGGATCTGGATATTGTAACCGGTAAATCATTTGTGATGTGAATGCCTATATAAGACATCCAGTTTATAAAATCATTGATGGTAAATAATCCACTTGAAACTTGCAAAAAGAACAGTAAGATGGCTACAAAGAAAAATTTGAAGGTTGCTTTCTGTGTTGCAGTAGGTTTAAATGCAGCCACGCGTTCCAAAGTAAATAAATCTCTTTTCGGAGGTTTGAAAAATTTATTTGGCAATTGATTGTACTGACCGATAAAATATAATACGATCCCACAAGCCAACACAAAGGCCAACAAGCCCAATACACTCCACAATATTACAGGAGAGGTTGGGGTGTTCCCTGCAAGCGGATCATAGGGCCAATTGTGGGTATAACTAAACGAACTGCCCGGCCTTTGGGTCACACAGACCCAGGCACCCCAGAAAAAAAAGGATGCTAAATCCGCCACGTCCTCCCGGTTGGTAATATAATTTTTAGGAGGAAATCCCGCTCCTGTATTTTTATCAATAAATAAATCTGTGTAATGTTTTTTTAATTGTTGTAAGGCGTAGGATTGTGCTGATGAAAGTGATACAATGTTTTCAGCCTTATTAAATGCATTTTGTTTTAATTCAACTTTAACTTTTTCATTGATTTGTTTTACTTCATACAAGTCGACCTCTTTTCCTGTTTTTAATTTAATTTCAGCAATATAAAAATCATTCATGTATACTGTGATCCAATGCAACGCTTCAGCAGTATAATCTGGACCTCGTTGCGCACCATCTCCAAAAAAACTGCCATACTCCATCAGCGCTTTTTTATGAAAAACTTCTTGCCCTCGTTCAATTGTATTTTGATCGATCACCACGGTTCCGGTTGCATCTTTAAATCCAGTCATCGGAGGGGCATCGATGTAAGTCTGTAATCCAATCATCCCCACACCTAGGATACTTATAATCAATATAAAAATCAGCGGCCCTCGCCAATTTTTTGTATTCATGATGTAGCTAATATTTTTAGTGGCTGAAGCACCATTGCTTCCCTGGCCATTTTGTCCGTTTGATTCCATTTTATGAAATTTTATATTATAAAATAATATTTAAAGCTTTTTATTTATTTAAGACAATTTTATCTTAATTACATATAAAAAAATAGCTCGTTTTATAAGCGCATTTTACCCGTATTTATAGCTTTAGCCAAATGTTGCAAGGAGGTTTTCTTAAATTCTATTTGCAAATTTCCCCTTACATTTTTCCAAAAGTTGTGAACAGGACATGGTTCCCTTTCTCCACAGCCGGGTAATCCCAGCAAGCATTTATCGAAAAAATCCTCTCCTTCCAGAATATGTACAATGTCAATTAGAAAAATATCCTTACTTGGTTTTTTTAGAATTATCCCTCCATGCGGCCCCCTGTGCGACTCCAACAATCCGTGTTGATTCAAGGTCTGAAAGGTTTTAGTCAAAAAGTGAAATGAAATATCCAACTCATCAGATATTTCTCCAATGCTTACATAATGATCCTGTTCGTTCTTTGATGCCACGTATATCAGTGCCCGGAGGCAATAAATGGTAGCTTTGGAGAGAACCCGCATATCAGAATTTTAATTAAGACTATTTTGTCCCAAATTTAAACAGTTTTTCATAGTTGCAAACTTTTTTGGAATTTTATTTTGCTTTAATCAATTTTGAATGATTCGGATCGTGTCTAAAGGACGCACCTTGTATTTTGATAGACTATATCTCAAGGGAGTCGTTTTTAGATTTCCCGAGAGTCTCTTATTGGAATTCACTACTTCTTGAAATCAAAGAAAGCGATGGCTGCAACGATTTGCATGCAGATGTCTACGGTAAACCAGAAAAATTAAATCTACCTCTTATTTTTTGGTAACTCGTATTGCAACCCGACGGTTTTGTTCTCTTCCTTCTGGAGTCTTATTGTCTGCTACCGGAAATTCAGAGCCATACCCTTCCGCAGTCAATCGGGATGCGTCTATTCCTTGTTCGATTAAGGCATTCATCACCGCTTCTGCCCTAGCCTGGGATAATTTTTTATTTTCTTCAGGATCCCCTGTATTATCGGTATACCCTCCAATTTTAAACTCAACGATTGGAATGGCTTTCATAATGCTTGCAATGTTTCCAATTTGCTCTGAGGACACATTATTTAAAGTCGAACTACCGGTTTGAAATAAAATTCTGTCAAAATTAAACCAGGTGGTTTTATCTACTTTGGTGGTTGTACTTTGAATCCAATCCAATAATTTAATTTCAATTCCTTTTTCGGGAAGTTTTAATTCAAATTCACCTAAACGGATGTTCATTTGATTTCCCAATGATTTCCAACTTTCTTTAAACCGAAGACCTGCTGAATCCAGCATTTGTTGTGCTTGTTTACCGGCCAATTCTGCTCTTAGTTTTGCTGAATCTGCTACTGCAGACATAACTTGTACCGCACGATTTGCTTTATCCGTCAGTTCTTCCCGGTTGCATTTTTGCAACAGCATAAACAAACTTGCAATCAATGCTACCACACCAGTGAGGTACAACCACCACAAGGAACCGGATGATGTTGTTTCGACTTGCGCTTTAGATTCGTGGACAGGGCTTGACTTTCTTGTTAAATTTACTAAACTACTGAATCCAGCTGGTAAGATGGATTCCCATTTTTCTTTGGATGTTTCCAACCAGGCATAAAATCCAGGCAACTCCATCTGTCCGTGGCTGATTTGTTCTTTCAATACATGCAATACCAAGGGTGCTGCAATGGAGAGTACTTTTCCAGCAGCATTGTCTGATTTAAATCCAGCTACCTGACTTATAAATTTTAAACTGCTTGAATTTCCACCAAACA
This window contains:
- a CDS encoding cbb3-type cytochrome c oxidase subunit I, translated to MESNGQNGQGSNGASATKNISYIMNTKNWRGPLIFILIISILGVGMIGLQTYIDAPPMTGFKDATGTVVIDQNTIERGQEVFHKKALMEYGSFFGDGAQRGPDYTAEALHWITVYMNDFYIAEIKLKTGKEVDLYEVKQINEKVKVELKQNAFNKAENIVSLSSAQSYALQQLKKHYTDLFIDKNTGAGFPPKNYITNREDVADLASFFFWGAWVCVTQRPGSSFSYTHNWPYDPLAGNTPTSPVILWSVLGLLAFVLACGIVLYFIGQYNQLPNKFFKPPKRDLFTLERVAAFKPTATQKATFKFFFVAILLFFLQVSSGLFTINDFINWMSYIGIHITNDLPVTISRSWHLMLSLYWISTCWIASSIFILPILAKKEVPGQLRMINTLFVLLFILVGGSLLGMVLGPLGLMGKWWYWLGHQGWEFVDFGKMYQVLLMGIFILWGVIVYRGIKPAFIAGQPWNLPNWIMYSVIGIPLLFLSGFVAKPETNFVIADFWRWMVIHMWVEAFFEVFITVIVSYLMVLMGLVSRQAAIRVVYFATILFLGTGLLGISHNFYWNAKPVATMALGSVFSTLQFVPLILLTVEAWRFKNMPKIAVGDVDHKSLQNFGFPEVFKFLVAVNFWNFFGAGVLGIIINLPIMNYFEHGTYLTVNHAHAALMGVYGNISLAALLFASRLLIKSGRWNDKVVNFSFWSINAGLMLMVVLDLFPAGSIQFKAVVEQGLWFGRSHDFVDYGIFNSLTWMRGIGASVFFFGGVIPLTWFIVSRANALKTKATDIKQMDEAIHEEVDEKLMEEAVM
- a CDS encoding OmpA family protein, with translation MEAFDLIKKLVGRDEINHLTKFTGESDLNCSKAMDSSIALILAGISAQANDPNSSMKIWNLIRLFSGTANWKDQTPLLFGGQLPDSLPGSAGSDLLSMLFGGNSSSLKFISQVAGFKSDNAAGKVLSIAAPLVLHVLKEQISHGQMELPGFYAWLETSKEKWESILPAGFSSLVNLTRKSSPVHESKAQVETTSSGSLWWLYLTGVVALIASLFMLLQKCNREELTDKANRAVQVMSAVADSAKLRAELAGKQAQQMLDSAGLRFKESWKSLGNQMNIRLGEFELKLPEKGIEIKLLDWIQSTTTKVDKTTWFNFDRILFQTGSSTLNNVSSEQIGNIASIMKAIPIVEFKIGGYTDNTGDPEENKKLSQARAEAVMNALIEQGIDASRLTAEGYGSEFPVADNKTPEGREQNRRVAIRVTKK
- a CDS encoding ribonucleoside triphosphate reductase; amino-acid sequence: MPDWVIKRNGEYRPFQFNKIEDALQKAFLGQNKALNLKCLNTIQSYLNAKTCWAVEDIQDLIEKTLFDFIEFDVMRAFMLHRHTRKLQREHVLGLNDDTSYIDCSQTVNEYVYQTDWRINANANTSYSSAGLINNVAGKVIANYWLDKVYSKEEGYAHRNGDYHIHDLDCLTGYCAGWSLRILLNEGFNGVRGRVESRPPSHFREALGQMANFLGILQSEWAGAQAFSSFDTYLAPYVFKDQLTYDEVLKAIRSFVYNLNVPARWGQSPFTNITLDWTVPKDLQDQFPSRNDQHLFKDIQFEIIKDKLSERGVRDATELCYRHFQTEMNLINRAYYQVMTEGDANGQPFTFPIPTVNITEDFDWYGENTDILFENTAKIGSSYFQNFIGSQFMLDEQGIRIENPNAYKPNAIRSMCCRLQLDLRELLKRGNGLFGSAEMTGSIGVVTINMARLGYLYSENEAALIHRLDQLLDLANSSLEKKRDYIQELFDRGLFPYTKRYLKNLKNHFSTIGVNGINEMIRNFSKDRYSIANEWGRDFALRILDHIRNRIIQFQEITGNLYNLEATPAEGTTYRFAKEDKKRFEDILQAGFGENIYYTNSSQLPAHFTEDPFEALIQQDELQCKYTGGTVLHLYMREKISSPEACRNLLRKVLSNFRLPYVTITPVFSVCKTHGYLSGEHAYCPKCDEALLQALLTETKNYLYGN
- a CDS encoding Rrf2 family transcriptional regulator, translating into MRVLSKATIYCLRALIYVASKNEQDHYVSIGEISDELDISFHFLTKTFQTLNQHGLLESHRGPHGGIILKKPSKDIFLIDIVHILEGEDFFDKCLLGLPGCGEREPCPVHNFWKNVRGNLQIEFKKTSLQHLAKAINTGKMRL
- a CDS encoding anaerobic ribonucleoside-triphosphate reductase activating protein produces the protein MSNESILLKQAVTNSIYHITPFTLLDFPDKTACIIWFAGCNMRCHYCYNPDMVRSKGTISHEDAFKWISSRKGFLDGVVLSGGECLMDKKIESFIQKLKEQGFLIKIDTNGSYPWRLKSIIQNQLVHYIALDFKALPNQFYKVTQSGLFNKFQQSLDFLININASFEVRTTIHSQLLGSQDLMQMIHYLESRNYTGTYYLQNFFNDCNTLGELPNDYQLIKQGDFSSTKFEIIVRS